In the genome of Pelobacter seleniigenes DSM 18267, one region contains:
- a CDS encoding lipid A deacylase LpxR family protein, translating into MMFPVRSAIRRTIVAASFCCVFSAMTWAATAEPDQQAANRRAPLQHYDYFDIWSVNWENDAVVGTDKDYTNGFKVAVSTPFGHLEESSLPPWSYPVFEHLPVLRTAGGQRALSLAIGQEIYNPDDTDRSELIKDDRPYAGFTYLSAGFHARRAERKDSWLFILGLIGPASKAEDIQNMTHDLLGVDRTMGWDHQLGNEVTVDAAFESQWRLWSCAPAHALGVALIPHAGVRLGTVRTYLNAGTELQLGWNLANNFASCPSAGQGCEIDSTSTLSAPQTNRFHFFITVDGKAVARDIFLDGNTFRNSHSVDKKNFVTEFTGGFSWQVGRARVTYAYVYRSKEFTTQKDNPRYGSLTVSWAFC; encoded by the coding sequence ATGATGTTTCCAGTTCGCAGCGCTATCCGGAGAACCATCGTCGCAGCCAGTTTTTGTTGTGTCTTTTCAGCCATGACATGGGCTGCGACAGCAGAGCCGGACCAACAGGCCGCAAATCGGCGTGCCCCCCTGCAACACTACGATTACTTCGATATTTGGTCTGTCAATTGGGAAAACGATGCGGTGGTCGGAACCGACAAGGATTATACCAACGGCTTCAAGGTGGCCGTGAGCACTCCTTTTGGTCATTTGGAAGAGTCCAGCCTGCCCCCCTGGAGCTATCCGGTTTTCGAACATCTTCCGGTACTCAGAACTGCAGGAGGCCAGCGCGCACTGAGCCTGGCGATCGGACAGGAGATTTACAATCCTGACGATACCGACCGTAGCGAATTGATCAAGGATGACCGACCATACGCCGGCTTTACGTACCTCAGTGCCGGCTTTCATGCCCGCAGGGCGGAGCGTAAAGACTCCTGGTTGTTTATCCTCGGCCTCATCGGACCGGCATCAAAGGCCGAGGACATTCAGAACATGACTCATGACTTGCTCGGTGTCGACCGCACCATGGGTTGGGACCATCAACTCGGCAATGAAGTCACCGTTGATGCAGCCTTCGAAAGTCAATGGCGGCTTTGGTCATGTGCCCCCGCCCATGCTCTCGGCGTCGCTCTGATTCCCCACGCTGGAGTTCGACTCGGCACAGTCAGAACCTATCTTAATGCCGGAACTGAGCTGCAGTTGGGCTGGAACCTCGCCAATAATTTTGCCAGCTGCCCATCCGCCGGGCAGGGTTGCGAGATCGACAGCACCTCAACGCTGTCGGCTCCCCAGACAAACCGCTTCCATTTTTTCATCACTGTGGACGGAAAAGCCGTTGCCCGGGATATTTTTCTTGACGGCAACACATTCCGGAACAGTCATAGCGTCGACAAGAAAAATTTTGTGACCGAATTCACAGGTGGATTTTCCTGGCAGGTCGGAAGAGCCAGAGTGACCTATGCTTATGTCTACCGAAGTAAAGAATTTACCACTCAGAAAGATAATCCAAGATACGGTTCGCTGACTGTTTCCTGGGCCTTTTGTTAG
- a CDS encoding TOBE domain-containing protein, translating to MKTDVKLWLKSEYSSFDAKRIKLLEKIEETGSMSKAAKVVGMSYKAAWDAIDKMNNLAEEPLVIKVTGGRQGGGSTLTPFARELIKTFYNLAEARDRTLEQLEDEKRTGISFFMASTKNLFSCHVQSIVSGDVNATVGLKLRGGDMLAAVVTRDSVKRLGLNQGDRTYALVHESSISLLKGDGRNLAVSARNRLFGKVSRITSAGVSAEVEIRLPGGQNIYITMTAASIDSMDLQEDHEVTALFKAQNVMILK from the coding sequence ATGAAAACTGACGTCAAACTCTGGCTGAAAAGCGAATACAGCTCATTTGATGCCAAACGGATCAAATTATTGGAGAAAATCGAGGAAACCGGCTCCATGTCGAAAGCTGCCAAGGTGGTCGGTATGAGCTACAAGGCAGCCTGGGATGCCATCGATAAGATGAACAACCTGGCCGAAGAACCGCTGGTGATCAAAGTGACCGGGGGCCGGCAGGGGGGCGGCTCGACCCTGACCCCGTTTGCCCGGGAACTGATCAAAACCTTTTACAACCTGGCCGAGGCCCGGGACCGGACCCTGGAACAGCTGGAAGACGAAAAACGCACCGGCATCAGTTTCTTCATGGCCAGCACCAAGAACCTGTTCAGCTGTCATGTTCAGTCGATTGTGTCCGGCGATGTCAACGCCACGGTGGGGCTGAAATTACGCGGTGGGGATATGCTCGCGGCCGTCGTCACCCGGGACAGCGTCAAGCGACTGGGCCTGAACCAGGGCGATCGGACCTATGCTCTGGTCCATGAAAGCAGTATCTCCCTGCTCAAAGGGGATGGCCGCAACCTTGCGGTCAGCGCCCGCAACCGGCTGTTCGGCAAAGTCAGCAGGATCACCTCCGCCGGCGTTTCCGCCGAAGTCGAAATCCGCCTGCCCGGCGGTCAGAACATCTATATCACCATGACCGCAGCCAGCATCGACTCCATGGATCTACAGGAGGATCACGAGGTCACGGCGCTGTTTAAAGCCCAAAACGTCATGATTCTCAAATAG
- the modA gene encoding molybdate ABC transporter substrate-binding protein has translation MFRKLSYLLLTALLTLLCSSPLYAQEKVYVFAAASTTNAVQELIATYRQESGTTAEFLTSFASSSTLARQIDAGADANIFISANVKWYKWLAEKQLVEPGTDAIMAANALVLIAGPENHATVSDIKQLPDLLDKGYLAMGDATHVPAGMYGKEALDYYGLWDKIRKKLAQYPNVRVALNAVDTAQADFGIVYKTDAMQSKKARIVYTFAPESHTPIRYPICAIKDKKTAETEKFLQFMKTAKAKSILEKYGFVAQ, from the coding sequence ATGTTTCGAAAACTTAGCTACCTGCTGCTGACCGCCTTACTGACCCTGCTCTGCAGTTCTCCGCTTTACGCTCAGGAAAAAGTCTACGTCTTTGCCGCTGCGTCTACCACCAATGCGGTTCAGGAACTCATCGCCACCTATCGCCAGGAGAGTGGCACGACCGCCGAGTTCCTGACCTCTTTTGCGTCAAGCTCGACCCTGGCTCGTCAGATCGATGCCGGCGCCGATGCCAATATCTTTATCTCAGCCAACGTCAAATGGTATAAATGGCTGGCAGAGAAACAACTGGTCGAACCGGGAACGGATGCCATCATGGCGGCCAATGCCCTGGTATTGATCGCCGGGCCGGAAAACCACGCAACCGTCAGCGACATCAAGCAGCTACCGGACTTGCTGGACAAAGGGTACCTGGCCATGGGCGATGCGACCCACGTCCCCGCAGGCATGTATGGTAAAGAAGCCCTTGATTATTACGGGTTATGGGATAAAATCCGCAAAAAGCTGGCGCAATATCCCAACGTGCGGGTTGCTTTGAACGCTGTTGATACCGCCCAGGCCGATTTCGGGATCGTCTACAAAACCGACGCCATGCAGTCGAAAAAAGCGCGGATCGTCTATACCTTCGCCCCTGAATCCCATACGCCGATCCGTTACCCGATCTGCGCGATTAAAGACAAAAAAACTGCTGAAACGGAAAAGTTCCTGCAGTTCATGAAAACCGCCAAAGCCAAATCAATTCTTGAAAAGTACGGATTTGTCGCTCAATGA
- the modB gene encoding molybdate ABC transporter permease subunit: MTLSAEELDAIWLSIRVALWAVAMGIIPAVLCALLLARCSFKGKTLVDAAIHLPLVVPPVVTGYLLIIALGRNTVLGGFFEAIGLQFAFNWKGAVLASLVMSFPLMVRAIRLSIEAVDTGLESAARTLGAGRLKIFLTITLPLSIPGIITGSVLAFARSLGEFGATITFVSNIPGETQTLPLALYSFTQTPDGEGMAARLCVIAIIISVTALACSEVIARRAAKRISG; encoded by the coding sequence ATGACCTTATCAGCGGAAGAACTGGATGCCATCTGGCTGAGTATCAGGGTTGCCCTCTGGGCCGTCGCCATGGGAATCATTCCCGCAGTGCTCTGTGCGCTGCTGCTGGCCCGCTGCAGTTTTAAGGGCAAAACCCTGGTCGATGCGGCGATTCATCTTCCGCTGGTGGTTCCACCGGTCGTGACCGGCTATCTTTTGATTATCGCCCTGGGCCGGAATACCGTCCTCGGCGGATTCTTCGAAGCCATCGGTCTGCAATTTGCGTTTAACTGGAAAGGCGCGGTCCTGGCTTCATTGGTGATGAGCTTTCCGCTGATGGTCCGCGCTATCCGACTCTCTATCGAAGCCGTCGACACCGGTCTTGAATCAGCGGCCCGCACCCTTGGTGCGGGCCGTTTAAAGATTTTTTTGACCATCACCTTGCCGCTGTCGATTCCCGGTATCATCACCGGCAGCGTGCTGGCCTTTGCCCGCAGCCTGGGCGAATTCGGCGCCACCATCACCTTTGTTTCCAATATCCCTGGCGAAACCCAGACCCTGCCGCTGGCCCTCTACTCCTTTACCCAGACTCCGGACGGCGAGGGGATGGCCGCCCGCCTTTGTGTCATCGCCATCATCATCTCCGTCACTGCCCTGGCCTGTTCCGAGGTCATCGCACGCCGGGCAGCCAAAAGGATCAGCGGATGA
- the modC gene encoding molybdenum ABC transporter ATP-binding protein: MIDVSLKKDFGAFNIDVAFTSEATGITVLAGPSGSGKTSIINMIAGLSKPDSGHIFINDRLLFDSSTKVDCPIQQRRCGYIFQDGRLFPHMSVRRNLLYAKNSDSARLPEIAKLLGIAHLMERMPGKLSGGEKQRVAIGRALLMRPEVLLMDEPLASLDPQRKDELLPYIARLPEHFNIPIFYVTHSRREILRLSDELIRIDKGRIQSSGKPTGEYLGLGTAETEGEYLSVFECRIADYNPEYGVVKADFPGGSVFILAGERPVEKTIRAAIRASDVTVSLEKPSRISTRNIFCGKIVKLEESTTRSILVHTDAGIPIAARISKASADRLQLAIGKDVFLLVKAVSMTF, translated from the coding sequence ATGATCGATGTCAGTTTGAAAAAAGACTTCGGCGCGTTCAACATTGATGTCGCCTTTACCTCTGAAGCCACCGGCATTACTGTTCTGGCCGGCCCCTCAGGCTCTGGAAAAACCAGTATCATCAATATGATTGCCGGTCTGAGCAAACCAGATTCGGGACATATTTTCATCAATGATCGGCTACTTTTCGATTCCAGCACCAAGGTCGATTGCCCAATCCAGCAGCGCCGCTGCGGTTACATCTTTCAGGACGGTCGGCTGTTTCCCCATATGAGTGTGCGGCGCAACCTGCTCTACGCCAAGAATAGCGACTCTGCGCGGTTACCGGAAATCGCCAAGCTACTCGGCATCGCCCACCTGATGGAGCGGATGCCGGGCAAACTCTCCGGTGGTGAAAAACAACGCGTCGCCATCGGCCGCGCCCTGCTGATGCGCCCGGAAGTCCTGCTCATGGACGAACCGCTCGCGTCCCTCGATCCGCAACGCAAGGACGAACTGCTCCCCTATATTGCCCGGCTGCCGGAGCATTTCAATATTCCAATCTTTTATGTCACCCACTCGCGGCGTGAAATCCTCCGCCTGAGCGACGAGTTGATCCGGATCGATAAAGGGCGCATCCAGAGCTCCGGCAAACCGACCGGGGAATACCTGGGCCTGGGGACCGCTGAAACCGAGGGGGAATACCTGTCGGTGTTTGAATGCCGGATCGCTGACTACAACCCCGAGTATGGCGTGGTGAAGGCTGATTTTCCCGGCGGCAGCGTCTTCATCCTGGCCGGAGAAAGACCTGTCGAAAAAACCATCCGCGCGGCGATCAGGGCTTCGGATGTCACCGTCTCCCTGGAAAAACCGAGCCGAATCAGCACCCGGAATATTTTTTGCGGCAAGATTGTCAAGCTGGAAGAATCGACCACACGCAGCATTCTGGTCCACACCGACGCCGGGATTCCGATTGCCGCGCGCATTTCCAAAGCCTCCGCCGATCGACTGCAACTGGCCATCGGCAAAGACGTTTTCTTGCTGGTCAAGGCCGTTTCCATGACCTTCTGA
- a CDS encoding TOBE domain-containing protein, with the protein MELSARNVIKGTVKAIDTGAINVEVTIEIAPGQEITSILTKKSCERLGLAVGKEAYAIIKASNVMLGTD; encoded by the coding sequence ATGGAACTGAGTGCACGTAATGTTATCAAAGGAACCGTAAAAGCCATCGATACCGGCGCCATCAATGTCGAAGTCACCATTGAAATCGCGCCCGGGCAGGAAATCACCTCAATCCTGACAAAGAAGTCCTGTGAACGCCTGGGTCTGGCAGTTGGCAAAGAAGCCTACGCCATTATCAAAGCATCGAACGTCATGCTGGGAACTGACTGA
- a CDS encoding ABC transporter substrate-binding protein: MQPALGMDLKIAEIIDHYPATRQVFTAHGLASLVSEEGLRVLAPFLTLATALRSRGMDQQAFLKLLEEAVQAEQPLEAPGLDSVAEQGELTLLALMPCGLKVPFGRAISAFLTELKQTRGLAIRYAVEGNVNQELSYYPYINTLETVDELPDIIVSADFNAFYGQRFYQRFVADGTLVGYGTPDPGAAFQQAAILDPLGEYAVLGVNPLVMVANLDEIGDRPLPSAWQDLIEPCWNESLTLRGSNDFYCHAVLLPFYQKHGEAGLRKLAANVLRGLHPAQMVKQIDAGAPGAIYVMPEFFAHRVKNQQRIKIIWPADGALASPVTLQVKRSRVADLQPVLDYLTGPELAAALNGARFPVPFKQIDGEVQEQPLQWLGWDFLRGNDLLTVNAEIDRVFLPLVGSVLQKAAAQ; the protein is encoded by the coding sequence ATGCAACCGGCTCTCGGCATGGATCTGAAAATTGCTGAAATCATCGACCATTACCCGGCCACCCGGCAGGTCTTCACGGCCCACGGCCTTGCCTCACTGGTCAGTGAAGAAGGGCTGCGCGTGCTGGCCCCTTTTTTAACCCTGGCCACCGCTCTGCGCAGCCGCGGCATGGATCAGCAGGCTTTTCTCAAGCTGCTGGAGGAAGCCGTCCAGGCTGAACAGCCCCTTGAAGCACCCGGCCTCGACTCGGTTGCCGAACAGGGTGAACTGACCCTGCTGGCATTGATGCCCTGCGGACTCAAAGTCCCCTTCGGACGGGCGATCAGCGCTTTTCTGACCGAGCTGAAACAGACCCGTGGTCTTGCGATCCGCTATGCTGTCGAGGGGAACGTCAACCAGGAACTCTCCTACTACCCGTACATCAATACCCTGGAAACCGTCGACGAACTGCCCGACATCATCGTCTCCGCCGACTTCAACGCTTTTTACGGGCAGCGCTTTTATCAGCGCTTCGTTGCTGATGGAACTCTGGTCGGCTACGGCACCCCCGACCCCGGGGCCGCTTTTCAGCAGGCCGCTATCCTTGATCCGCTGGGGGAATATGCGGTTTTGGGCGTCAACCCGCTGGTCATGGTCGCCAACCTTGATGAAATCGGTGATCGCCCTCTGCCAAGTGCCTGGCAGGATCTTATCGAACCCTGCTGGAATGAAAGCCTGACCCTGCGTGGAAGCAATGATTTCTACTGCCACGCGGTATTGCTTCCCTTTTACCAAAAACATGGGGAGGCGGGCCTCAGGAAGCTGGCCGCCAATGTCCTGCGCGGCCTGCACCCAGCCCAAATGGTCAAACAGATCGATGCCGGTGCTCCCGGCGCCATCTATGTGATGCCGGAATTCTTTGCCCATCGGGTGAAGAATCAGCAACGTATCAAGATTATCTGGCCTGCTGACGGCGCCCTGGCCAGTCCGGTTACCCTGCAGGTCAAACGCTCACGGGTTGCGGACCTGCAACCGGTGCTTGACTACCTGACCGGCCCGGAATTGGCCGCAGCTTTAAACGGAGCCCGCTTCCCGGTGCCGTTCAAACAGATCGACGGCGAGGTTCAGGAACAACCGCTGCAGTGGCTGGGCTGGGATTTCTTACGTGGCAATGATCTGCTGACCGTCAACGCGGAGATCGACCGGGTCTTTCTGCCCCTGGTCGGCAGCGTGCTGCAGAAAGCTGCGGCACAATGA